From Desulfobotulus pelophilus:
TTTTATCAAATTCTGCTTTGGCCATGGCCTCTTTTTTAAACAGGGCTTCGTGCCGCCGGAAGTGCTGTTCCGCTTCTTTGGCTCTGGCTTCTGCGGCGGCCAGTCTGGCCTCTGCCTGACGGAGGCGGACTGTAAAGTCCCGGTCATCCATCCGGGCAATGACATCACCCTTTCGCACCACTTTCCCCGTTTCTGCGGTGAAGGTAACGATCAGGCCGGAAACCCGGAAGGACAGAACCGTTTCCTCCGCGGACCGGGCAATCCCCGGAAAAATACGTTCTGTTCCGTTTTCCGGAGAAGAAAGAATCTGGGTGCGCACGGGCCGGGGGACCATGGGAGATTCCCCCCTGGGGGTACCCTCTGCCCTGTTGCATCCTGTTGCGAGGAGGCAGAGGGCAAGGGGAAGAATGAAAAAACTGTTCCTGAGAAGAGTCACAACTCTTTCCTTTCTTTACATAATCAAAGATATCTAAAATCTGTATGGGCTTTTACGAAGTCGGTCCGTACCTTATCCATTGAGACGAAAACGATATGGATTCTGGTGAACCGATTCGTTCCGATTTGATGGGAGGCTTTCTTTCATGCATTTTAGGTCGCGATACTGGTTCGTAGGTCCTGATGTTGGCCAAACCCTTTCATTGGATAGCCATAATCATGCCATGCCAATAAGTGATGATAAAACAGTATGTTAATAAAGAATGAGGGCGTAATGTTGTTGAATAAGACAATTTACGTTGTTTTATTTAGTATTATGCTGTTTACTTGTTGAATGAAACAAGGGAGGGGGCTAGTGGACAGAAATGACTTTTTCCGGGAGGCTGTGCTGCGGATTTCCAGCAGCCTTGATTTTGGGGTAGCACTGAAAAGACTCCTTGGGCTGCTGACAAGGGTTATGCCCGTGGAAGCCGTATTTGCAACGCTGTATATGCGTGATCAAAAAGAGATTCGGGTGTTTGACCATGCCTGGCTGACCAAAAAATTTACGCCCTTTCATGGCCTTAGCCTGACACCGGATATGATCGAGCATGCTGAGGACGTGCTTGCTTCGGAGGCAGGTATTTTGATTATGGAAGGCCCGGATATGAATCCCATCGGGCGGGGCTGGCTGGAACTTGATCCGAAAGTATGGGATTCTTCCTGTCTCATAGTGCCTATGAAAATTGAAACAAACTGGAATGGCATGCTGGTTTTCCTCAGTAAAAACCGGAATGAATTCAAGGAATGCCATGCGGATTACATACGTGAGATTCAGGAACCCCTATCCCTTGCATGGTTTAATTCTCTCCATTATCAGGAACTGATCCAGCTGAAGGATTCTCTGGATGAGGAAAACAAGGCTTTGTCTCAGGAGATACGGCATCTGAAAGGGGACGCCATCATCGGCTCCGCTTCCGGACTGAAAGGGGTTATGGAGATGGTGGCGCAGGTGGCCTCCTTGGACAGCCCTGTTCTGCTTTTGGGTGAAACGGGGGTGGGAAAGGAAGTGATCGCCAATACCATCCATGGGGCCTCTTCCCGCAGTGCCGGTCCTTTTATCAAGGTCAATTGCGGTGCCATTCCCGAAGGCCTAATGGATTCAGAACTTTTTGGACATGAAAAGGGGGCGTTTACCGGAGCCCTTTCCCGTAAAAGGGGAAAGTTTGAACGCGCCCATGGGGGAACCCTTTTTCTGGATGAGATTGGTGAGCTGCCGCCCGCAGCCCAGATCCGGCTGTTACGGGTTTTGCAGCAAAAGGAAATTGAGCGCGTGGGAGGGAGCGAGATGATTCCCGTGGACGTCCGGATCATATCCGCCACCCACAGAAATCTGGAAAAAAGGATACAGACCGGCCAGTTCCGGGAAGATCTCTGGTTCCGGCTGAATATTTTCCCCATTACCATTCCTCC
This genomic window contains:
- a CDS encoding sigma-54 interaction domain-containing protein: MDRNDFFREAVLRISSSLDFGVALKRLLGLLTRVMPVEAVFATLYMRDQKEIRVFDHAWLTKKFTPFHGLSLTPDMIEHAEDVLASEAGILIMEGPDMNPIGRGWLELDPKVWDSSCLIVPMKIETNWNGMLVFLSKNRNEFKECHADYIREIQEPLSLAWFNSLHYQELIQLKDSLDEENKALSQEIRHLKGDAIIGSASGLKGVMEMVAQVASLDSPVLLLGETGVGKEVIANTIHGASSRSAGPFIKVNCGAIPEGLMDSELFGHEKGAFTGALSRKRGKFERAHGGTLFLDEIGELPPAAQIRLLRVLQQKEIERVGGSEMIPVDVRIISATHRNLEKRIQTGQFREDLWFRLNIFPITIPPLRYRKNDIPELVRYFLKKKSMDLKIHPAPQVQEGELDRLGGWSWPGNVRELENIVERALIQSRSRGGRVIFDLPMGEEPGTVVSDTPFPSLDMVAVRH